One genomic region from Diabrotica undecimpunctata isolate CICGRU chromosome 9, icDiaUnde3, whole genome shotgun sequence encodes:
- the LOC140450460 gene encoding zinc finger protein 639-like: protein MISKGEELLVYYGPSYAKQLGIDTKKYFEPPEEKSQPIFFTCQYCYIGLSTEYYRNSHELRCKFHPKRLIVYDTSFVCQYCKYNLTTKEVLDSHEKYCPKRKQINCEGEEDNTITCDKIVIKKKCEFAKRKAISMNNNKENEELETKKKNNNNSLKYLCSICKKYFSRRYVLDNHYLRIHPNETIEVLSKVYACTSCSYKTTMSSDLNRHKCSNGIDTRISYGCSHCEFVTKYKESLVKHLRLHNSKKPFACLACNKGFNRKHELDNHILKKHNDNVILMKSITVKIWLCCFCNYRTTFKTNYDSHLLKHSQETPHFCCECKKGFKQNVQLQSHILSRHSSNESLTKMVTRKIYTCEICKYRSLFINNFKIHLETHLK from the exons ATGATTTCAAAGGGAGAAGAATTGTTGGTATACTACGGACCGAGTTATGCCAAACAACTGGGAATAGacactaaaaaatattttgaacctCCAGAGGAAAAATCTCaaccaatattttttacatgCCAATATTGTTATATAGGATTGAGTACTGAATATTATCGAAATAGTCATGAATTGAGATGCAAATTTCATCCAAAAAGATTAATTGTGTATGATACGAGTTTTGTGTgtcaatattgtaaatataatttAACGACCAAAGAAGTTTTAGATTCTCATGAGAAGTATTGTCCTAAAAGGAAACAAAT aaACTGTGAAGGCGAAGAAGACAATACAATAACATGTGACAAAATCGTTATTAAGAAAAAATGTGAATTTGCAAAAAGAAAGGCTATTTCCATGAATAACAACAAGGAAAATGAGGAATTGGAGACAAAAAAGAAGAACAATAACaatagtttaaaatatttatgttcaaTATGCAAAAAATACTTTTCTAGGAGATATGTTTTGGATAATCATTATTTACGGATACATCCGAATGAAACAATTGAAGTACTTTCAAAAGTATATGCTTGTACAAGTTGTTCGTACAAAACTACAATGTCATCTGATTTAAATCGTCATAAATGCTCTAATGGAATAGACACTAGAATAAGCTATGGCTGTAGCCATTGTGAATTTGTTACTAAATATAAAGAGAGTTTAGTTAAACATTTAAGATTACATAACAGTAAAAAACCTTTTGCTTGTTTGGCATGTAACAAAGGGTTTAATCGAAAACATGAATTAGACAATcacatattaaaaaaacataatgaTAACGTAATTTTAATGAAATCAATAACTGTAAAAATTTGGTTGTGTTGTTTTTGTAATTACAGAACcacatttaaaacaaattatgacAGTCATCTGTTAAAGCACTCTCAAGAAACTCCTCACTTTTGTTGCGAATGTAAAAAAGGATTTAAACAAAATGTGCAATTACAATCACATATTTTGAGTCGTCATTCAAGTAACGAATCATTAACGAAAATGGTAACCCGTAAAATTTATACTTGCGAAATATGTAAATATAGAAGTCTattcataaataattttaaaatacatttagaAACTCatttgaaataa